One Xenopus tropicalis strain Nigerian chromosome 8, UCB_Xtro_10.0, whole genome shotgun sequence genomic window carries:
- the cipc gene encoding CLOCK-interacting pacemaker isoform X1, translating to MEKNQKYAAGQERFQIRSGHGDGQRSEPRKTQTIIESDKDSGYSDVASECLSSVEQTDSEEGPTTSRCNLAWSPSGKTPSQPHSLVVLKNLLVDQGSGPEPNASSWAVHPSFQLLQTSPQILFFPQTVSSAKPSTCTKDAKYLPILKSYTKIAPHPSHHPSNISLPCSRKRGPDERPHNQAKRQCSKGHSGSRKGMDATALLDTGIQEGLLDQNVKESALSTKNKELDMLMTTPNINSYEKGSKVASLDTTQNLLSADQQNKSRRFQNTLDVLHRSGLLNIAMKTKELARHNQATQIQLEKLHKQVQLYATAISSNHPQDWQRLQDSLTEVGKGDKMDLSVKEINL from the exons ATGGAGAAGAATCAGAAATATGCAGCTGGACAAGAAAGATTTCAGATTAGGTCAGGTCATGGGGATGGTCAGAGATCAGAGCCCAGGAAGACACAAACTATTATAGAATCTGACAAGGACTCTGGCTACTCAG ATGTTGCATCAGAGTGCCTAAGCTCTGTTGAGCAGACTGATTCAGAAGAGGGTCCAACTACATCACGCTGCAATTTAGCATGGAGCCCCTCAGGCAAAACTCCATCGCAACCACATTCATTGGTCGTCTTGAAAAACCTGCTTGTTGATCAG GGGTCCGGCCCTGAGCCTAATGCCAGCTCCTGGGCTGTCCACCCTTCCTTTCAACTGCTTCAGACTTCTCCACAGATCCTCTTTTTTCCCCAGACTGTGTCTTCTGCCAAGCCATCTACCTGTACAAAGGATGCCAAGTACCTGCCCATCTTAAAATCCTACACAAAGATTGCACCACATCCATCACACCATCCCTCCAATATATCCCTTCCCTGTTCCAGAAAGAGGGGACCAGATGAGAGGCCTCATAACCAGGCAAAGAGGCAGTGTTCTAAGGGCCACAGTGGGAGTCGCAAAGGGATGGATGCCACTGCCTTGTTAGATACAGGAATACAAGAAGGCCTCCTTGACCAAAATGTGAAAGAAAGTGCTCTCTCTACCAAGAACAAAGAGCTGGACATGCTAATGACAACTCCGAACATTAATTCATATGAGAAGGGTTCCAAAGTTGCTTCTTTGGATACAACGCAGAACCTTCTCAGTGCAGATCAACAGAACAAATCACGGCGCTTTCAGAATACCCTGGATGTTTTGCACCGCTCTGGCTTGCTGAACATTGCCATGAAGACAAAGGAACTGGCACGGCACAACCAGGCTACTCAAATCCAGTTGGAGAAGCTGCACAAACAGGTGCAGCTTTATGCCACAGCAATAAGTAGTAACCACCCTCAAGACTGGCAGAGACTTCAGGATTCTTTGACAGAGGTTGGAAAAGGAGATAAAATGGACCTGTCAGTCAAAGAAATTAATttgtaa
- the cipc gene encoding CLOCK-interacting pacemaker (The RefSeq protein has 1 substitution compared to this genomic sequence), whose amino-acid sequence MEKNQKYAAGQERFQIRSGHGDGQRSEPRKTQTIIESDKDSGYSDVASECLSSVEQTDSEEGPTTSRCNLAWSPSGKTPSQPHSLVVLKNLLVDQGSGPEPNASSWAVRPSFQLLQTSPQILFFPQTVSSAKPSTCTKDAKYLPILKSYTKIAPHPSHHPSNISLPCSRKRGPDERPHNQAKRQCSKGHSGSRKGMDATALLDTGIQEGLLDQNVKESALSTKNKELDMLMTTPNINSYEKGSKVASLDTTQNLLSADQQNKSRRFQNTLDVLHRSGLLNIAMKTKELARHNQATQIQLEKLHKQVQLYATAISSNHPQDWQRLQDSLTEVGKGDKMDLSVKEINL is encoded by the exons ATGGAGAAGAATCAGAAATATGCAGCTGGACAAGAAAGATTTCAGATTAGGTCAGGTCATGGGGATGGTCAGAGATCAGAGCCCAGGAAGACACAAACTATTATAGAATCTGACAAGGACTCTGGCTACTCAG ATGTTGCATCAGAGTGCCTAAGCTCTGTTGAGCAGACTGATTCAGAAGAGGGTCCAACTACATCACGCTGCAATTTAGCATGGAGCCCCTCAGGCAAAACTCCATCGCAACCACATTCATTGGTCGTCTTGAAAAACCTGCTTGTTGATCAG GGGTCCGGCCCTGAGCCTAATGCCAGCTCCTGGGCTGTCCACCCTTCCTTTCAACTGCTTCAGACTTCTCCACAGATCCTCTTTTTTCCCCAGACTGTGTCTTCTGCCAAGCCATCTACCTGTACAAAGGATGCCAAGTACCTGCCCATCTTAAAATCCTACACAAAGATTGCACCACATCCATCACACCATCCCTCCAATATATCCCTTCCCTGTTCCAGAAAGAGGGGACCAGATGAGAGGCCTCATAACCAGGCAAAGAGGCAGTGTTCTAAGGGCCACAGTGGGAGTCGCAAAGGGATGGATGCCACTGCCTTGTTAGATACAGGAATACAAGAAGGCCTCCTTGACCAAAATGTGAAAGAAAGTGCTCTCTCTACCAAGAACAAAGAGCTGGACATGCTAATGACAACTCCGAACATTAATTCATATGAGAAGGGTTCCAAAGTTGCTTCTTTGGATACAACGCAGAACCTTCTCAGTGCAGATCAACAGAACAAATCACGGCGCTTTCAGAATACCCTGGATGTTTTGCACCGCTCTGGCTTGCTGAACATTGCCATGAAGACAAAGGAACTGGCACGGCACAACCAGGCTACTCAAATCCAGTTGGAGAAGCTGCACAAACAGGTGCAGCTTTATGCCACAGCAATAAGTAGTAACCACCCTCAAGACTGGCAGAGACTTCAGGATTCTTTGACAGAGGTTGGAAAAGGAGATAAAATGGACCTGTCAGTCAAAGAAATTAATttgtaa
- the zdhhc22 gene encoding palmitoyltransferase ZDHHC22, which produces MVLLKLLNLLAPLYFLCLLSVTLSIQFFLLLPGISGETSSTLSFSGFIHNSLFVVLLVNVLGNYILTIWKSPHGNAMYAETELSGKPFCHLCARVMGEQEHHCFFTGTCIGRSNLRSFVLFCLHASCSCFHAMVVGVGYISESISLSLYDPMTFLRLLPLSITRFFSGTLLSSEMLVVLMIYLWFGVGVACAAFCCHHLILICRGSNGQQFHTAEIRITNGKENLQRVFGKKWLFAIFVPQPKNK; this is translated from the exons ATGGTTCTTCTTAAACTGCTGAATCTTCTGGCTCCACTCTATTTCCTCTGCCTGCTATCAGTTACTTTATCCATTCAGTTCTTCTTACTACTTCCTGGCATAAGTGGGGAAACTTCATCTACCTTGTCTTTCTCTGGTTTTATTCACAATTCCCTCTTTGTTGTTTTACTTGTCAATGTGTTGGGAAATTATATACTGACAATCTGGAAGAGTCCTCATGGCAATGCAATGTATGCAGAAACTGAGCTATCAGGAAAACCATTTTGCCATCTTTGTGCCCGGGTGATGGGCGAACAGGAACATCACTGCTTTTTCACAGGAACATGTATAGGACGCAGCAATCTTCGTAGCTTTGTTCTGTTTTGCCTGCATGCTTCCTGCAGTTGTTTTCATGCTATGGTGGTTGGAGTGGGATATATTTCAGAAAGCATCTCTCTCTCCTTATACGATCCTATGACCTTCCTAAGGCTGCTGCCTCTCTCTATTACTCGATTTTTCTCAG GAACCCTCCTCAGCTCAGAGATGTTAGTGGTCCTCATGATCTACCTCTGGTTTGGAGTGGGAGTAGCATGTGCTGCCTTTTGCTGTCACCATCTAATTTTAATCTGCAGAGGATCTAATGGTCAACAATTTCATACAGCAGAGATCCGCATAACCAATGGCAAAGAAAACCTGCAGAGAGTATTTGGAAAGAAGTGGCTCTTTGCAATTTTTGTCCCACAGCCAAAGAACAAATGA